ATTCAATCCGCATGCCGAAGGGCGCAATGTTCTAGTCCGGCTTCATCCCAGGAATGAGAGGTCCATGTTGACTGACGGTGCGACATTCTGGTCTAGCTCCCCTCGATTTCAATCTTCCAATTTAGAGATTTCTTGAAATCCTAGTTACTTTCCCAAATTTGTCCAAACAGAACCAACAAAAAGGGTGCCTGATTGATCCTTCCCCTTCCTTGGTAGATCTCCATGGCCACCTCCATGGTCTCACCCTTGTTCCGTTGACGTCACCGGCAAATGCATAGCCTGTAGGTGTTGCAACATCCACACAACAAACCAGGGCAGCAGTGGGCCATCTTTTCGGCTTTTATTTCTCCCATTAGACTCATGGAATTATTATTTCCCTCATTAGACCTGAATACTGTGTGCATAGAGAGAAATCAGAAATTTTCCCAGTATAAGactacttttgtttttttatctccctttctcaaattttatttatccaaCTAAACTTAAACATTGTTACATATAGAAACTATTTCCTAGGCAAACGAAAATGGAGTATGATTTTGTGTTGTTATTAAACTTTTCCGATCAGTTTCCAAAAATTAAGGATGGGTTGGAGATCAGAGAAGGGGGCTGGTGTTGTGGGGGTTTGGAAGAGGAGTGAGAGGCATAGGCGGAGTCGATCTTGGCCCAGAGTGCGGCGTCGTCGTCGACCACCAAAGGGTAGGTTAATAGTGATGACATCTTTGAGTGTTAGGGTTTTGAATTGTACAAAGATGGAAAACGGGTTTGGGATAAATATTCTCTGTGAGTTTCATATTTGGAAAGTTGGAATGGAAAGGAAAAAggtgaaaaacattttttgatatcTGAAATGGGAAATATTTTGAACAGTGGAAGGTAAGACACCCGAGGCTAAACAGGAATTGGAGTCGAAGAAAGAGGAAAcgttttgcattttaattttaacttataaattttaaatataaaaatgaagcaACGCCAGGTAGATTACCAACGTCTGCCACGTTTCAAGGACTTCGCCCTATCACCAATCcacatatcaatttttttaacgcTGTCTAGCCAACTTAACGACAAGTcctcaattgattcaaatttacaaaattaaggaCCAAATCGAGAGGTTTAGAAATATGGAGACCAAATTAAGACAATCGTGCATAAATAGggatataaaaatgattaaacctatattaATCTGAGATGCTGACATCATTACGTTTACATGTCATGTGACACAATTTTAAGGTAAtaaggaaatttttttaaaaataataaaaagattcaaataaatgttaatttgatATGTGATATTGATTTTAACATGACTTATAGTGTATTaccataaaatatcaaattgtatcaattttttagacaattaaattgataatgaaaaaaaaaactcgaaAATCAACTTGACATTTTAGGATAAAACAAAgatcaaataaacaataattgtagtttatttgatgtttatctattttaatatatttgttaatatctattattaatttaattttatagatataattaattattaattgtttattttttataattttttttgtatgttaaattaaaaaacaaaaactttaacaatttgaagtaattaatgttttattgcatgatgCTATAGAAAGATACACACAGTaattgtagattttttttttatgtgtcaataatttaaattgagaaatgaaatttctttacaagtttataaaataaacaaactttTAAATGTAATTAGTACATTTGAatacatttatttctttaaatagaaaaaaatcgattcaacttttaaaaataattaaaagtattaaaaaagttaaatatttaacaaatttaaaatatgactacataatagtatattttttgttttaaaaaaatataaatttcatttatataacaaaactAGGGTAAGAGACCATTCATCATAAATATgacatatttcattttaagtacaataaataaaaatactaagaataatctagtgaaaaaaataattttgttgattttgttttaaatcaattaatagTTAGTTAAAATGATTAGCACATGtttaataattagtaattaacatatgttttaataaaaagattattaatgttaatgttcAATGAAGTTTACAATAATCTCAATTCTACTGATGAAAAGGTTAATTGAAggatattttcatttaaaagttaattctTATTTCAATTAACATAAACATCTGTGACCATTAGTAAAGATCAAATACATGTCTAATCACCTCAATCATTAGTcaagttaaaataaaactaaccaaattaattattttatactaaaaatacttttttattcttaaaaacaaaatgtgtCGTATATTGTATTGATTATTTACCCTATAATTTGAGGCTTAACGAGTTGACcaccaacttttttttaaataaaaatgaatataaaaatattttaaaaagtatttttagtatattatattacttgcagatgatatataataataccgtaacttaaataattaactcttataaattaagtttataagtttcaataattattttattttattcacttaCAAGCCactaaataatcaattaagtgTGAGCATGAAAGAGAATATGTgctaataatttaattgtttacaaaattaattttcaaatagattataatgataaattatgaaattttcaagatttttttgttaatatttaaaaagtttacaaaattaatatctaaatatattataataaaaataaatttttgaaaatttcaagattttttttttataaatattaaagaaaactataataGTATTGAAAAATGAAGAGTAAAAAAGAATGTTCGTAATGTGTGTTTGTTGAGCCCAACATGAAAAAAAGCCCAGCCCATGAAAAACCTAAAACCCTATTCGTGTCACATATATATAGAGGGATACTTAGGTGTGAGAAGCCATAGTGAGAGAGCGAGAGAGAGATGTCGAAGAGAGGGCGCGGAGGATCGGCAGGGAACAAGTTCCGCATGTCGCTGGGTCTGCCAGTGGCGGCGACGGTGAACTGTGCCGACAATACTGGGGCGAAGAACCTCTACATCATCTCCGTGAAAGGGATCAAAGGTCGTTTGAATCGTCTTCCTTCGGCATGCGTAGGCGACATGGTCATGGCCACCGTGAAGAAAGGGAAGCCCGATCTCAGGAAGAAGGTATTGCCAGCTGTCATTGTTCGCCAGCGCAAGCCCTGGCGCCGAAAGGATGGCGTTTACATGTATTTTGAAGGTACCTTCATTCCAATCATTCTCCCTATTTCACCTGGTTTCGTTTGTTTCTTATAATCTATTTTGTTATGTGTTGCTTCTGCGTTTATACTACGATGAGTGCCCCTTTTTTCGATTGGGCTTTCGCACTGGGAAGCATATAGATGTGGAATTGCCAGTTTTAAACAGCATgatgtattctttttctttgcattgtgTTACCTGTCTTCTGGTAAATCCTTTCGTTTAACTATAAATTTCTGCGACGTTTATTTTATGATGTGTAGTGAGTTCTTAGATATAGTGAAGGTTTGTATGCACTCATTGTGGTTTTCCCCTTGCTttgacttttttaatttgagttttaagaTTTATTGGAATCTCATTCATTGTTCAGCTTAGTTTCTTACTTTATGTGTTTAAATGGGTGATGTATGCTTATGCAATCTTCATTTTATGCTTTTGCAGACAATGCCGGTGTTATTGTCAATCCCAAGGGAGAAATGAAAGGTATAGTTTTATCGTTTTATGTTGCGTTTGCATGATAACAAAATACACTTCATGTTAGGCTGTTTTGAGCATGCAGCCACGGTTATTAGgtttataaagaaagaaaaagcaagatagAATAGTTTGTGTTTGACATTCAACTTATTATAGTTTTCTTGTTTGCAATTGATCTTTGTTGATGTTTGAACTTGTAGTAAATTTGGTTCACTCTTTGAAATTCTAGGTTCTGCTATCACTGGTCCTATAGGAAAGGAGTGTGCTGATCTGTGGCCAAGGATTGCTAGTGCAGCCAATGCAATCGTTTGAGTGGGAATTCTTAAGTGAACTGTTTTTTCCTCCGCGTACAACTTAAATTTGCCTaagattttgttttatcttgAAATTGAATTGGAAATGATACAGTTTTATTATCAAATCGTAACTTGTCAGACAGAAACCTTTGGAAGAGAAGAGACTAATTAgtagttgaaaattttgtttttgtttctcggTTTACTTTTAACGTGTTAATATGTTATGCTTTATATGTGTGAGGTGCTTCGTTTCATCATTGTGTTGACTTAGTATTTGTTGCGGAActaaatatgattaatatttaattagatgTAAAACACACTGAGAAATTTGTCTGCCAATGTCAAATTTCTGGAACAGCTCAACCTTGAGGGTGAAAAGGGATTTGTACTATAGAAGAAGACTGAATAGGTAGTCTACGACTATTGTGATAGTTTAAGTACATGTAATgtatttatacttatatttgaGATAAGAAGATAGAAAGTTTGAGGTTCGTTATTATTCAACCGAGCAGTTTGAGGGATGTTTTTTAGGTTGTAGTAAATGTcacttaaatattttgaaactgGGTTTACTTGTTTAATAGGTTAAGCCTGCTATGcgtttgataaaatttattagaaaattcaaagctCAAACATGAATGTGTTATAAATGGCACTTTTTACTATCTATAACTCTTTTAAGATGTCTTTTAGATATTTAACAGTCAGCAATACATAGCTTTAACTTACATTAAAAGAAGTCCTCATTTAGTTTAAGCCTATTAAAATTTCTTAGGCATGGGGTTGTATGGGTTACGTGTAGGTTTAACACTTTATGTTTTTTCTATGTTGTCGTttcttttaattgatatttggaaaactttaagttttttctattggttatttgtttgttataataatattaattaatgtattttctatcataatataataagttGTAGTATCagtaattagtttaattaaactaataatgtttatcatatttaaatattccGGTTGTTTtcgttaattatgttttaatagtAGGGTTTAATAAACCTCATTTAAATCTGATATTTGTTATTAGAAGTGCGAAtcagtattatttttatttataataccttaaaaaaattaatcatttcgttcctttttgtaataaatttttaaaaaaatgtgaaatttattaaaatctcTATTCTGATTCAATAAgctatttttcataattttcgcATTGATTGTTGTTTTGAATTCTCATCTTGTTCGTCTATCTTTTAAACATTAGCGTTATATCGTTAATTTAATACCAACTGCAatgatttctttaataaaagtttatttcatttaagtagtggtaaaaaaatgtttctacATAGTAAAGCTaactttgtttaaaaatttttaatttctataaggTTGAAACTTAATAAACCTTGTATCAATTCAGAATTTGAATGTGACTTTgggtggtaagaaaatttatattaaatttatttagtaatttttacttttatatttaactttttactttgatttggttgctatatttcttttaattgagtttctagtttagaaatattaaatgaaaaactcaattgatataaatttaatagaaggaatcaaaataaaaattaaaatgaaatcaaatttaaatgagAGCAAtattattaagtatttttttaagaaacgtGAAATGGAATTAATAAGACTGAATTATTTAATCCAAACTTACTGAAGTGTGCATTACAATAATTAGATGTTGCGGCGTTAGTTTTGAAATAGTTTTTAGCCGTgcttttcttaaaataaattactttaaagGGAAAGATTTCGGAACTAatgtaaaaataacaaaatgataatTACTAATGAGATTTAAATCCTAAAAGAACAAAGtgagaattttaaatataaaaaatcatagcAACATTTAACTTGTGACGTTGCAATCAGAAAAGAATACtattaaattctatttttcattggtatttttgtttatgaaacATGTATTTTATACTAATgtgttataaataaatacttacgaatatataaattttatcagttaaaagttatataataaataagtatatgtaAAGTTATTGAACTAAAAGTTAttagataatataataattggAAGTTATACATTTGATCTCCCTTTATTTCATTTGTATTGTAttgaatatgttaaaaaatattgtgaatcaataattttcttttccaatgtGAGAACTTTAGTTTGCCGTTACTTTTTCTCTTGTTTGGGCCTTTTGCCCTCCTTAaaatcaaaaaaagaaaaaaaaaagaaactatgaatttttttttatgtatttccACCACTTTCTCCCAGCACTTTAgatagtgctatcagaactatgTTGCCCTCTTCACTATCGCAAGTGTTCCTCTACCTTcttactattttcatttattttaaaaatattttacattttttgactattttcttttgttccaaaaatactctacacctcctactattctcaacaatctttccctttctctttctACATTAATGATGACTcagatttgaacttgtgatatattgcaaaatataaaattgagaggaaacttcaatattagtgtttctacaacttttattttataaacttaaaagttagatgcaaatacaaaataataaacataataatatattattattattattattattattattatatactaactttataatgacaaaagaactaaataaattctaaatctttaacaaataacttttcttttatattttaagtatttaataatatttttatattatttatctaataaattaaatactttattcaagttatttgagtcaaacatgttggtaacttaaaacataatataatgttaaaaattatagatattaaatataaaaaaaaaaaacacatagatataaacatttttctagaagtttagaacaaaatttaccatttattaagtaatttgaagaagaagaaaaatatattgaacaacgAAAATAACATTGAATCAAACATAACATTGaatcaaacatatttaagaGAATATATTACAAGTTcgggtggtggagggagcaacacccctcATTTATTAATGAGCtgaaaaaattcgaacccggtCCAATCTACCACGAGTTGGTGGGTTAAATGGGTTGGCTCAcagactcacttaattacaagttctttttttctaaatctaaaaagaattacaatttttttgttattcaattttaaagaattttactctaaaataattttaaactccaaaggcaattcaaaataaaaaattaacatacaactcaaatgtAATCTAACAATAAACCCAAAAAGCAAAtgaataagtttataatattgataatttttgcgtcacttatccatttataaaattaaagtcttgaatgaataaatttataatatttcgCTCTattgaaacatctttttctttattcccaTTTACAGCAATAAacaaatgttaactaataatattgaaacacaaaataataaataattaaattaagctaGGTGGATTGATGAACCAACCCAGTTCACCACGGATTCAACCCGGGTAAGCCGGGTTCTaagtgagtcgggttgaaaattgacccgtataaaaaaatttcattttttcaaacccaacccagccTGATCACGTGGTGGGCTAGGTTGGCCCTTGGGttctaacccattttgacagcactaATCTTAGGGATGATAACGGGTCGGTTTGGGCACAAATGTTGTCTATCTGCAACTCGACCCGAAAAGAAAACTCCACCCGCTACCTGCAAGAATATCCGTTTAAAACATATCCGCTGGTATTTTAAAATCTACGAATACCAGTGAATACCCACGAATATCCGCacgtatttaaaaaaatatatttttataaattattaaaataaaatttaaataaaattataaaaatatgtaaaatattataaattaaaatttaatttaaattaaattttaccttataaaatataaatatattttaattttaattaaatttaacttaataaaatataaattatatttttatttttgcaggTAAAGAATATCTGCGAGTACTGATAATATAATACGCGTACCCAACCCGTTTATAAGCTGGTATTAAAATACTCACTTCCCCCATTCCGCAGGTAGTAAATATCTGCGAGTACCAATTATTCATCGTGGATTTTATCCACGGATACCTGGAGGCGCAAATTGTTTTGTCATCCATATTGCACCTCCACATTCCTTAAATATCTTGagtgaaaaattaaatgaaggtaattaaatttgatatactGTACACCAAATTTCTATATGCTTGATTTATTACTTGGTATATAACTACATCCCCTCAGCCACTCTAGTTAATTTTCTCTAATTTGCTTAGTCCACTTTTGTTCAATTTTCGAATGATTTTGTGGTCCTGGTGGTCCTCAAGCAAGGTTATTGTAGGTGGTCCCAATGGTAGTATGGTGGTTACAGTGACAAATGTTGCATCGAAGATTAGTTGCTTGTTTCTCTTAGGTGCATATATACACAAATTGAGGTTttcaaagaatttcaaaattctttaaagaattttgaaatttcgaTGAAGCCTTCAACGAATTTTGAATATCGTTGAACAATTTTGAATATCATTgaacaattttgaaattcgttgaagctttcaacaaatttcaaaatccattgAAACCCtctaactaattttttattattttatttgtttaattatattagaataagatatttattaattttactttatataaatttgataaatttataataaattttgttgtttacttataacttttattatgtgaatttttattgtttaataattatttatattttttattaaagttttatattttatttaaggtttaatacatcatttggtcccttcttttgggacttttgttcaaaatgatcccaccttcggaaaaaaatcacttaggtcccatatttcattaaaagttgttcaaaatggtccctttGGCAGACGACGTTAAATTCTTAACGGTGCAGATGCTAGCGTGACAAACTTTTATCCATCTGTTTTAAACTTATATGACGTGACATTCtgaaaaaattttaatgttttaaaattgaggattaaaatgaaatgaaaaaattagggtaattaaaaaacccCTAACCCTGATAACGCCATTTTTGTCGCAATTGGAGAGAATGCCATTGTTGTTCATTTTTGGTGATTCCTGCTAACGCCATTGGTGATTGATTGAAGGTGGTAGTTCAACATCGCACGGAGGTGAGGTAAGGGGTACTATCTAAGCCTATTGTTGctgttgtttatgtttttttttgggttagggtttaatttgatgttttgttaagaataaatatttttatcgttTTACTCTGATTTTGGGtagtataaaaagttgtttatttgCTGTTGTAATGCGTTGTATTGtgtgttaaatatgatttttgttgtgGACTTTTTGGTTGTGGAAGACAAAGGGCGTTATTGTCAGCTTTTGTTGTTCATCGTGGTCCCATTACTGGTATTTGAAGTGATTTTAGTGGTCCCCCTTTGAGATGGCTGAGAAAAGAATTGAGTGGTCCACCATGGTGGGACCTTGATAACACAATACCCTATTAACTATATAAATGAAGAGATTGTTTACTGGGACATTGATCCCGATAAATGGAGCTATTTTGAAATAATAGGTGCATTAAAAGATTTGGGGTACCTTAACGTGAAAGAGTTGTTTTACAGCATAGAAAATGTGTTGCATGAAGTGTATGATGATAAAGGAGCAATGAATATGATGGGGGTGGGAAAGTATTTTGGGAAAGTTGACTTGTATGTTGTGCATGACGTGGACCATGCAGAGGTTGTAGAAGTTAACGAACCTGAAGTAGGGGTGCAGTTGTTGTTGACTCAGGGTGAGTTGGTTAATGAGAGTGATAAAAGTGAGGAAGAAAGTGCTGGAAATGAGGTGGATGGTGGACTGCAGGTGGAAGAAAGTGGTGGAAATGAGGAAGATGATGGAGTCCAGGAAGAAATTGTAGTGGAGACACAAGTTAAAAATGAAGTAGAAAATGAGTGTGGACTGAACAATGAGGTTGAAGTAGAGAGTGATGGTGGAGGGGACAATGAAGTTGAAGTAGAGAGTGAGGATGAAGGGCATATGGATCATCTTAGTGGTGATGAGTacgtggaggaggaggaggaagaagaaattggTTTTGGTTTGGAGGATAGTGATGAAGAGTGTAGGGTTGAGGTC
This genomic interval from Vigna radiata var. radiata cultivar VC1973A chromosome 8, Vradiata_ver6, whole genome shotgun sequence contains the following:
- the LOC106770917 gene encoding 60S ribosomal protein L23, with translation MSKRGRGGSAGNKFRMSLGLPVAATVNCADNTGAKNLYIISVKGIKGRLNRLPSACVGDMVMATVKKGKPDLRKKVLPAVIVRQRKPWRRKDGVYMYFEDNAGVIVNPKGEMKGSAITGPIGKECADLWPRIASAANAIV